Genomic DNA from Methanomassiliicoccales archaeon:
CTGTACGGCAACCTGGTGCTTTTCTTCCTGGCCACTCCCGTGCAGTTCGTGGCCGGCTACCATTTCTACATCAACGCCTACAAGGCGCTGCGCAACCGCTCTGCCACCATGGACACGCTCATAGCCGTTGGCACTTCCGCTGCCTATCTATACAGCGTGGCGGTGGTCTTCTTCCCCGATGCGGTGGCGTTCAAGGATACCTACTTCGACTCCTCGGCCATGATCATCACCCTCATCCTCTTCGGCAAGTATCTGGAGGCGAAGGCCAAAGGCAGTACTTCCGAGGCTATCCGCAAGCTAGTGGACCTGCAGGCCAAGACCGCTCGGGTGGTCAGGGAAGGCATCGAGGTGGAGGTGCCTGTGGACGACGTCGACGTGGGCGAGGTATTCGTCGTTCGGCCGGGGGAGAAGGTGCCGACCGATGGCGAGGTGATTGAGGGCTTTTCGGCGGTCGACGAGTCCATGCTCACCGGCGAGAGCATCCCGGTGGAGAAGCGCACGAATTCGGAGGTCATCGGCGGTTCGATAAACAAGAACGGCTTGCTGCGGGTTCGTGCCACCAGGGTGGGGAAGGACACCGCCTTAGCGCAGATCGTCCGCCTGGTGGAAGATGCCCAAGGCTCCAAGGCACCAGTACAACGACTCGCAGACCGAGTGGCAGGCGTGTTCGTGCCCACGGTCATCAGCATTGCCGTTCTGACCTTCCTCCTTTGGTACTTCCTTGCCTACGGACAATTCGCGGACATGCCCGCCCCGAGGTTCGTCTTCTCGCTCACGGCCTTCATATCCGTGCTGGTGATCGCCTGCCCGTGCGCCCTTGGCCTGGCGACCCCGACGGCCATCATGGTCGGCACGGGACGAGGGGCGGAGAACGGCATCCTGATCAAGGGCGGAGAGGCCCTGGAGATCGCTGGCAATGTCCAGGTAATGGCGTTCGACAAGACCGGCACTCTGACCAAAGGTGAGCCAGAGGTGACGGATGTCGTGCCCATCGCCGCCGATGAGAAGGAGATCATCGCACTGGCTGCCGTGGCCGAGAAGGGCTCCGAACATCCCCTCGGTCAGGCCATATTGAGGCGGGCACAGTCGCTGGGCATCAAGATCGCAGATTCCGAGGCTTTCGAGAACCTGCCTGGTCGCGGCGTCAGGGTGGAAAGCGCCGGACGCGTTCTGCTGCTGGGCAACCGCAAGCTCATGGCGGAGTACAAGGTGCCTCTGGAATCGGCCGAGGGCAAGGTGTTCGCTGTGGAAGAGCAAGGTAGGACGGCCATGATCCTGGCGGCCGATTCGAAGGTGCTGGGGATCATCGCGGTGGCGGATGTCGCCAAGGAGAGCGCCCCTGAGGCCATCCAAGCCCTCAAAGATATGGGCATTGAGGTGGTGATGATCACCGGCGACAACCGTCGCACCGCCAACGTCATAGCCAAGCAGCTGGGCATCGAGCGCGTGCTGGCCGAAGTCCTCCCCGAGGACAAGGCCAAGGAAGTGGAGAAGCTGCAGAAGGAGGGCAAGGTGGTCGCCATGGTCGGAGATGGCGTGAACGACGCACCCGCCCTGGCGAAGGCGGACGTGGGCATCGCCATCGGTTCTGGGACGGACGTTGCGATAGAGACCGGCAGCATAGTGCTCATCCGCAACGACCTGAAGGACGTGGTGGCAGCGATCCAGCTCTCCAAGAGGACCATGCGGAAGATCCGGCAGAATCTTTTCTGGGCATTCGGCTACAACACGGCCGGCATTCCTCTGGCCGCTGGGCTGCTGTTCCCGTTCTTCCACGTGCTGCTCCCGCCCATCGTGGCCGCGGGGGCAATGGCTCTCAGCTCCGTGTCGGTGGTTTCCAACGCGGCGCTGCTGAAGAGATACACTCCTGAGATCAAGAGAAAGGAGAAGAGGTGAATCGATGACCGCAATAGACCCGATATGCAAGATGGAAGTGAATGAGAAGACCGCCAAATGGAAATCGAACTACAAGGGCAAGGGCTACTACTTCTGCGCCCCCGGCTGCAAGAAGAGGTTCGACTCCGACCCGGATAAGTATTCGAAGGGCTGAGTCGGCAATCCTCTTCCTCGCCTTCTCTCAATGAGAAGGATGATCGCCTGAACGTTCAGCGCTAGATCCGCTGGAATAGCCGGAGGCAGAAGAATCTAGGATAGAAGAGCATGGAAGGCGTTTGAGAAACGGATCAGTGCTTGTGCTCCGCCTTCTCCTTCTTGGCCCGTTCCGCTTCGTAGATCTCCGCCTTGGCCTCGAACTGCTCCACCCGGGGCAACATCTTCTTGCCCATTCCGGCGGCGTCCATGGCGATCTCGAACAGCTTGGACGAGATGCCGATGCCGAAGCGGGTCTTCATCTCCAGGAGCTTGCCGGGGTTCATTATCTCATTGGCATCCAGCGCATTCTTGATGCGCTTCATCTGCTCAGTGCCATCCTTTCCCCGGATGATCTGCAGGTTGGCGGCGAAGAACGCCCCGAAGCCGAGCGGTCTGCCTCCGTGCTCGAATGAGGCGTCCGAGAGCTTCTTGTTGTAGGCGTAGGACATCATGCTAATGAGCGAGTCCGTGTCCAGATAGTAGTAGGGCATGAACATGACCGTGTTGCGGTCGCACATGATGCCGATGATCGCGCCTTCCATCTTGAACTCCTTCAGCAGGTCGTAGCACTTCTGGGTGACGACCTTGAAGTCCTTGAGCCTGACGACAACTTCTCCAGGGATGGCGCCCAACCCGACCTCGCGGGAGCGGAACTCGTAGCAGCGCTCGTCCCATTCGTGGACGCCGACCTCAGGCGCCATCTTCTTGCCGCCGTGCTTGGCCACGATCGCGTCGACGAACGCTTCCTGACGTTCCACGTCCTCCTTCGTGCCGTCGAAGGCCACGTTGAGGATCATTCCTACCTCCGGAGCATGCTTGCCCGCCTTCCGCAGATATTCGAGGTGCTTGCCGTCCGAGAAGGCGATGTGCAGCGGGACCACCTGAGAACGGGCGATGTCCCACAGCGGCTGCTGAATGTCCTCCAGCTTGTCGAAGGAGTAGGAAACGTTCTTCAGCACGCCCCCGAACGGATTAAGCTTCACGGTGACCTTGGTGATTATGCCCAACGTGCCTTCAGCCCCGACCATGAGCGCGTTCAGGTTATAGCCGGCGCTGTTGTCCGCCACGTCCCTGAACCCCGTTTCGACGATCGAACCGTCGGGCATGACCACCTCCATGC
This window encodes:
- a CDS encoding YHS domain-containing protein, whose translation is MTAIDPICKMEVNEKTAKWKSNYKGKGYYFCAPGCKKRFDSDPDKYSKG
- a CDS encoding FAD-binding oxidoreductase; the encoded protein is MAAAEQKVQEAPASLAKKLEAAIGKENVKTSKMERLLYSHDIAPLPKETQIAFKNVPDVVVRPRSTADVQKIVKIANAEGVPITPRGASSWGLGGSMPIFGGIVMDMTGGMSKILDIDVDNLCATVEAGASYKQVYDACLEKGLLLGSYPSSFPSASLGGWIAKDGVGIGSYKYGGPGANLRSMEVVMPDGSIVETGFRDVADNSAGYNLNALMVGAEGTLGIITKVTVKLNPFGGVLKNVSYSFDKLEDIQQPLWDIARSQVVPLHIAFSDGKHLEYLRKAGKHAPEVGMILNVAFDGTKEDVERQEAFVDAIVAKHGGKKMAPEVGVHEWDERCYEFRSREVGLGAIPGEVVVRLKDFKVVTQKCYDLLKEFKMEGAIIGIMCDRNTVMFMPYYYLDTDSLISMMSYAYNKKLSDASFEHGGRPLGFGAFFAANLQIIRGKDGTEQMKRIKNALDANEIMNPGKLLEMKTRFGIGISSKLFEIAMDAAGMGKKMLPRVEQFEAKAEIYEAERAKKEKAEHKH
- a CDS encoding heavy metal translocating P-type ATPase, with the protein product MAEEKDEHEKAAERQHAEKRTASFGLTGMTCATCAETIQRSLVDLSGVDDAQVNFATERATVSYDPKKVNVERLKAAVRDAGYDLVINDATILVGGMTCATCVETIELALLELDGVQAAVANLTTEKVKVVYDPSRIRMADIKRKIREVGYEVIEAETRDAEKEAREREMRRQKRLLYFSLVFSIPTLALALAMMFTDLGKVEFFMLYGNLVLFFLATPVQFVAGYHFYINAYKALRNRSATMDTLIAVGTSAAYLYSVAVVFFPDAVAFKDTYFDSSAMIITLILFGKYLEAKAKGSTSEAIRKLVDLQAKTARVVREGIEVEVPVDDVDVGEVFVVRPGEKVPTDGEVIEGFSAVDESMLTGESIPVEKRTNSEVIGGSINKNGLLRVRATRVGKDTALAQIVRLVEDAQGSKAPVQRLADRVAGVFVPTVISIAVLTFLLWYFLAYGQFADMPAPRFVFSLTAFISVLVIACPCALGLATPTAIMVGTGRGAENGILIKGGEALEIAGNVQVMAFDKTGTLTKGEPEVTDVVPIAADEKEIIALAAVAEKGSEHPLGQAILRRAQSLGIKIADSEAFENLPGRGVRVESAGRVLLLGNRKLMAEYKVPLESAEGKVFAVEEQGRTAMILAADSKVLGIIAVADVAKESAPEAIQALKDMGIEVVMITGDNRRTANVIAKQLGIERVLAEVLPEDKAKEVEKLQKEGKVVAMVGDGVNDAPALAKADVGIAIGSGTDVAIETGSIVLIRNDLKDVVAAIQLSKRTMRKIRQNLFWAFGYNTAGIPLAAGLLFPFFHVLLPPIVAAGAMALSSVSVVSNAALLKRYTPEIKRKEKR